In Bradyrhizobium guangxiense, the following are encoded in one genomic region:
- a CDS encoding GNAT family N-acetyltransferase translates to MSIEIDILNGDASWPIAEPLHQAVWGPQMVADKPWAHVKWANADLRVLIETPEDGLICHVGIYFRTITWNGQKTHIGGIGGVCTREDQRGRGYATMAIDAAVHTIRANEAARFALLFCEPHNAAFYAARSWLPFNGEVYCEQPEGRIRFTYMAPYVFHIVRAPTLGTIDLCGLPW, encoded by the coding sequence ATGAGCATTGAGATCGACATCCTGAACGGCGACGCCTCGTGGCCGATCGCGGAGCCGCTGCATCAGGCGGTCTGGGGACCGCAGATGGTTGCGGACAAGCCCTGGGCTCACGTCAAATGGGCCAATGCCGACCTGCGTGTGCTGATCGAGACGCCCGAGGATGGCCTCATCTGCCATGTCGGCATCTACTTCCGCACGATCACGTGGAACGGACAGAAGACGCATATCGGGGGCATCGGCGGCGTCTGCACGCGGGAAGACCAGCGCGGCCGAGGCTATGCAACCATGGCAATCGACGCAGCGGTGCATACGATCCGCGCCAACGAGGCGGCCCGCTTCGCCCTGCTGTTCTGCGAGCCGCATAACGCCGCCTTTTACGCCGCCAGGAGCTGGCTGCCCTTCAACGGCGAGGTCTATTGCGAGCAGCCGGAGGGGCGGATCCGGTTCACCTACATGGCGCCCTACGTCTTCCACATCGTCCGCGCGCCGACCCTGGGCACCATCGACCTCTGCGGCCTGCCCTGGTGA
- a CDS encoding superoxide dismutase: MTFTLPPLPYAYDALGQYMSKETLEYHHDKHHQAYVTNGNNALKGTEWEGKSLEEIVKGSFGKNPAVFNNAGQHYNHIHFWSWMKPNGGGTKLPGKLEKKINEDLGGFEKFKTDFQAAGVGQFGSGWCWLQVKNGKLEISKTPNGENPLVHGATPILGCDVWEHSYYIDYRNRRPDYLKAFVENLVNWEYVESLFEKV, from the coding sequence ATGACCTTTACGCTGCCCCCACTCCCTTACGCCTATGACGCCCTCGGCCAGTACATGTCGAAGGAGACGCTGGAATATCATCACGACAAGCATCATCAGGCCTACGTCACCAACGGCAACAACGCGCTCAAGGGGACCGAATGGGAAGGCAAGTCCCTTGAGGAGATCGTCAAGGGCTCGTTCGGCAAGAACCCTGCGGTGTTCAACAATGCCGGCCAGCACTACAACCACATCCACTTCTGGAGCTGGATGAAGCCCAATGGCGGCGGCACCAAGCTGCCCGGCAAGCTCGAGAAGAAGATCAACGAGGACCTCGGCGGCTTCGAGAAGTTCAAGACCGATTTCCAGGCGGCCGGCGTCGGCCAGTTCGGCTCAGGCTGGTGCTGGCTTCAGGTCAAGAACGGCAAGCTCGAGATCTCCAAGACCCCGAACGGCGAGAATCCTCTGGTGCACGGCGCCACCCCGATCCTCGGCTGCGACGTCTGGGAGCACTCCTACTACATCGACTATCGCAACCGCCGTCCCGACTATCTCAAGGCGTTCGTCGAGAACCTCGTGAACTGGGAATACGTCGAGTCGCTGTTCGAGAAGGTGTAA
- a CDS encoding permease, whose protein sequence is MSDPSPNHPAPAEDAESEPRPGRVRKPIGWSTIIIAVLVAVSAALVWRRDGTDGVLDILTHDLSLFSGILPRVLAGCLLGAFISEILPHEKVSRSLGPKSGLMGLLIGTAFGAILPGGPFTAYPVASALLAVGADFGATIAMVVSWTLIGYGRAVAWEIPIMGTDFTLWRILISLPLPVLAGALGRFVYVRLYPKPLAKDDEN, encoded by the coding sequence TTGTCAGACCCTTCCCCGAACCACCCTGCGCCTGCCGAGGACGCGGAGTCTGAGCCGCGGCCTGGGCGGGTCCGCAAGCCGATCGGCTGGTCCACCATCATCATCGCAGTTCTGGTCGCGGTGAGTGCGGCGTTGGTCTGGCGCCGTGACGGCACCGACGGCGTTCTCGACATTCTGACCCACGATCTCTCGCTGTTCTCGGGCATCCTGCCGCGCGTGCTCGCCGGCTGCCTGCTCGGCGCTTTCATCTCGGAAATCCTGCCGCACGAAAAAGTCTCGCGCTCGCTCGGACCGAAATCCGGGCTGATGGGCCTCCTGATCGGCACTGCCTTCGGCGCGATCCTGCCCGGTGGGCCCTTCACCGCCTACCCCGTGGCGAGCGCGCTGCTCGCCGTCGGCGCCGATTTCGGCGCCACCATCGCCATGGTCGTGAGCTGGACGCTGATCGGCTACGGCCGGGCGGTGGCCTGGGAAATCCCCATCATGGGCACCGATTTCACGCTGTGGCGGATCCTGATCTCGCTGCCGCTGCCGGTGCTCGCCGGCGCGCTCGGCCGTTTCGTCTATGTCCGGCTCTATCCGAAGCCGCTCGCCAAGGACGACGAGAATTGA
- a CDS encoding metal ABC transporter ATP-binding protein gives MAALHFHNVTLGYDRHPAVHHLNGEVARGALVAVIGPNGAGKSTLLRGIVGILSPLDGSIHLGGLDSRDIAYLPQSAEIDRSFPISVFDFVGTGLWRRAGLFGGIGKAAREKILRAIASVGLNGFENRPIGTLSGGQMQRVLFARVLLQDAALIVLDEPFNAIDSKTTADLLALVKRWHGEGRTVVAALHDMEMVRSHFSETLVLARGPVAWGPTAEALTPENLLVAMRMCEAFDDTAAACAADDISSRAA, from the coding sequence ATGGCGGCGCTGCATTTTCACAACGTCACGCTCGGCTACGACCGCCATCCCGCCGTGCACCATCTCAACGGCGAGGTCGCGCGAGGTGCGCTGGTCGCCGTGATCGGCCCGAATGGCGCCGGCAAGTCGACCCTGCTGCGCGGCATCGTCGGTATCCTTAGTCCGCTCGACGGCAGCATCCATCTTGGCGGGCTGGACAGCAGGGACATCGCCTATCTGCCGCAGAGCGCGGAGATCGACCGCAGTTTCCCGATCTCGGTGTTCGATTTTGTCGGCACCGGCCTGTGGCGCCGCGCCGGCCTGTTCGGCGGTATCGGCAAGGCGGCCCGCGAAAAGATCCTGCGCGCGATCGCGTCCGTTGGCCTCAACGGCTTCGAGAACCGCCCGATCGGCACGCTCTCGGGCGGGCAAATGCAGCGCGTGCTGTTCGCGCGCGTGTTGCTCCAGGACGCTGCGCTCATCGTGCTGGACGAGCCCTTCAACGCCATCGATAGCAAAACCACCGCCGACCTGCTCGCGCTGGTCAAGCGATGGCACGGCGAGGGCCGCACCGTGGTCGCCGCGCTGCACGACATGGAGATGGTGCGCAGCCATTTCAGCGAGACGCTGGTGCTGGCGCGCGGCCCGGTGGCATGGGGGCCGACGGCGGAGGCCCTGACGCCGGAAAACCTGCTGGTCGCGATGCGGATGTGCGAGGCCTTCGACGACACCGCCGCGGCCTGCGCGGCCGACGACATCAGCTCGCGGGCCGCGTGA
- a CDS encoding metal ABC transporter permease produces the protein MAYDALIGPFTEFEFMRRALAAVIALSFAGAPIGVFLMLRRMSLVGDAMAHAILPGAAVGFLLSGLNLFAMTAGGLIAGFAVAILAGVVARSTGLKEDASLATFYLASLALGVTIVSIKGTNIDLLHVLFGNILAMDDQTLLVVAFNATITLLVLAVIYRPLVIESVDPLFLRTVSRAGGPAHLAFLALVVINLVNGFQALGTLLAVGLMILPAGIARFWSRDLTAMICIAVVAAAVSGYAGLVLSFQTRVPSGPAIILVATVLYIVSVLFGRVGGIVRQMFPGRHLEA, from the coding sequence ATGGCCTATGACGCGCTGATCGGTCCGTTCACCGAATTCGAGTTCATGCGGCGCGCGCTCGCCGCCGTGATCGCGCTGTCGTTTGCCGGCGCGCCGATCGGCGTGTTCCTGATGCTACGGCGGATGAGCCTCGTCGGCGACGCCATGGCGCACGCGATCCTGCCAGGCGCCGCAGTCGGCTTCCTGCTCTCCGGCCTCAATCTGTTCGCCATGACGGCCGGCGGTCTCATCGCCGGCTTTGCCGTGGCGATCCTCGCCGGTGTGGTTGCCCGCTCGACCGGGCTGAAGGAGGATGCGTCGCTCGCGACCTTCTATCTGGCCTCGCTGGCGCTGGGCGTGACCATCGTCTCGATCAAGGGCACCAATATCGACCTCTTGCACGTGCTGTTCGGCAACATACTGGCGATGGACGACCAGACCCTGCTGGTAGTTGCTTTCAATGCCACGATCACGCTGCTGGTGCTCGCCGTGATCTACCGCCCGCTGGTGATCGAGAGCGTCGATCCCTTGTTCCTGCGCACTGTCAGCCGCGCCGGCGGGCCCGCGCATCTTGCCTTCCTCGCTCTGGTCGTCATCAACCTCGTCAACGGCTTTCAGGCGCTGGGCACGCTGTTGGCCGTCGGCCTGATGATCCTGCCCGCGGGCATCGCCCGGTTCTGGTCGCGCGATCTCACTGCGATGATCTGCATCGCGGTGGTCGCCGCCGCTGTCTCCGGCTATGCCGGCCTCGTGCTGTCGTTCCAGACCCGGGTGCCGTCGGGTCCTGCAATCATCCTCGTGGCGACGGTGCTCTATATCGTCTCGGTCCTGTTCGGGCGTGTCGGCGGCATCGTCCGGCAGATGTTTCCCGGCCGGCATCTGGAAGCGTGA
- a CDS encoding metal ABC transporter solute-binding protein, Zn/Mn family codes for MPRILLCVFLLIASPLHAAERLNVVASFSILADFVRNVGGDRINLTTLVGADSDVHVYTPPPADAKRVAEAKLVIVNGLGLEGWLPRLVQSSGSRATVVTASAGIAPLKLGSGADPHAWQSVPNARIYVTDIANALAAADPDDADFFRTRAKAYLEKLETLDREVREAVARIPPDRRKVISTHDAFGYFSAEYGIQFIAPLGVSTETEPSARDIAAIISQIKAQKIPAVFLENISDDRLIRRIAAETGSKVGGTLISDGLTGEKGPAPTYIDMVRHNIKALTSALDH; via the coding sequence ATGCCGCGGATCCTGCTTTGCGTATTCCTGCTGATCGCCTCGCCGCTGCACGCCGCGGAGCGGCTCAACGTCGTCGCGAGCTTCTCGATCCTCGCCGATTTCGTCCGCAATGTCGGCGGCGACAGGATCAATCTGACCACGCTGGTTGGGGCCGATAGCGACGTCCACGTCTACACGCCGCCGCCCGCCGATGCGAAACGTGTCGCGGAAGCGAAGCTCGTCATCGTCAACGGGCTCGGGCTCGAAGGCTGGCTGCCGCGGCTCGTGCAGTCTTCCGGCAGCAGGGCGACGGTCGTCACGGCCAGTGCCGGCATCGCCCCGCTCAAGCTCGGCTCGGGCGCCGACCCCCATGCCTGGCAGTCCGTCCCCAACGCCAGGATCTACGTGACGGATATTGCCAATGCGCTGGCCGCAGCCGATCCTGACGATGCCGATTTCTTCCGCACCCGGGCCAAGGCCTATCTGGAAAAGCTCGAAACGCTTGATCGCGAGGTCCGCGAGGCCGTGGCCAGGATCCCACCGGACCGGCGCAAGGTGATCTCCACCCACGATGCCTTCGGCTATTTCTCCGCCGAATACGGTATCCAGTTCATCGCCCCCCTGGGCGTCTCCACCGAAACCGAGCCGAGCGCGCGCGACATCGCGGCCATCATCAGCCAGATCAAGGCCCAGAAAATCCCGGCCGTGTTCCTAGAGAATATCAGCGACGACCGGCTGATCCGGCGGATCGCGGCGGAGACCGGCTCGAAAGTCGGTGGGACCCTGATTTCGGACGGTTTGACCGGCGAAAAGGGGCCTGCACCCACTTACATTGACATGGTCAGGCACAATATAAAGGCCCTGACCAGCGCGCTTGACCACTAA
- a CDS encoding CobW family GTP-binding protein, with product MSEATSPKIPVTVLTGYLGAGKTTLLNRILSENHGKKYAVIVNEFGEIGIDNDLIIGADEEVFEMNNGCICCTVRGDLVRIMDGLMKRKGKFDAIIVETTGLADPAPVAQTFFVDEDVQKNARLDAVVTVADAKWLSDRLKDAPEAKNQIAFADVIVLNKTDLVNKGELAEVEARIRGINPYAKLHRTERCSVALADVLDRGAFDLDRILDIEPDFLEADDHDHDHDHHHHHGHDHHHHDHGHGLKHYHDEDMQSLSLKTDKPLDPNVFMPWLQNLVQVEGGKILRSKGILAFHDDDDRYVFQGVHMMLEGNHQRKWKDGEPRESRLVFIGRELPEEAIRKGFESCIVP from the coding sequence ATGTCTGAAGCGACCTCCCCAAAAATTCCCGTGACCGTGCTGACCGGCTATCTCGGCGCCGGCAAGACCACGCTCTTGAACCGCATCCTGTCGGAGAACCACGGCAAAAAATACGCGGTCATCGTCAACGAATTCGGCGAGATCGGCATCGACAACGACCTCATCATCGGCGCCGATGAGGAAGTGTTCGAGATGAACAACGGTTGCATCTGCTGCACCGTGCGCGGCGACCTCGTGCGCATCATGGACGGGTTGATGAAGCGCAAGGGCAAGTTCGACGCCATCATCGTCGAGACCACCGGACTTGCCGATCCCGCGCCCGTCGCCCAGACCTTCTTCGTCGACGAGGACGTGCAGAAGAACGCGCGGCTCGACGCAGTCGTCACGGTCGCTGACGCCAAATGGCTGTCCGACCGGCTCAAGGATGCGCCCGAGGCCAAGAACCAGATTGCCTTTGCCGACGTCATCGTCCTGAACAAGACTGATCTCGTCAACAAGGGCGAGCTTGCCGAGGTCGAGGCCCGCATCCGCGGCATCAACCCCTATGCGAAACTCCACCGCACCGAGCGTTGCTCGGTGGCGCTGGCCGACGTGCTCGACCGCGGCGCGTTCGACCTCGACCGCATCCTCGACATCGAGCCGGATTTCCTCGAAGCCGATGATCATGACCACGACCATGATCATCACCACCATCATGGCCACGACCATCATCACCATGATCACGGCCACGGCCTGAAGCACTATCACGACGAGGACATGCAGTCGCTCTCCCTCAAGACCGACAAGCCGCTCGATCCCAACGTGTTCATGCCCTGGCTGCAGAACCTGGTGCAGGTCGAGGGCGGCAAGATCCTGCGCTCCAAGGGCATCCTCGCGTTCCATGACGACGACGACCGCTACGTCTTCCAGGGCGTCCACATGATGCTGGAGGGCAATCACCAGCGGAAATGGAAGGACGGCGAGCCGCGCGAGAGCCGCCTCGTCTTCATCGGCCGCGAATTGCCGGAAGAGGCGATCCGCAAGGGTTTTGAGAGCTGCATCGTCCCGTGA
- a CDS encoding WD40 repeat domain-containing protein, producing the protein MKEFTPAPDSASIVSVTDRVKPVALGMAVTSVHFLGPRAAFVGGEENVAFVDAKGEISTVAVHSGGILSTASDGKRLVMGGDDGKVVSLDAKGEVTLLATDSKRRWIDAVALHADGAFAWSAGKTATVKSGKNEEKSLEVPSTVGGLAFAPKGLRLAIAHYNGATLWFPNMEGSAEFLPWAGSHHAVTFSPDNKFLVTAMHEPALHGWRLADNRHMRMTGYPGRVRSMSWSAGGKGLATSGADTVIIWPFGSKDGPMGKEPAMLAPLQARVAVVACHPKNDILAAGYSDGTVLMVRLEDGAEILVRRNGTPPVAALAWNAEGTLLAFADENGDGGLLEL; encoded by the coding sequence ATGAAAGAGTTTACGCCGGCCCCCGATTCCGCCTCGATCGTCTCCGTCACCGACCGCGTCAAGCCTGTTGCGCTCGGCATGGCCGTGACCTCGGTGCATTTCCTCGGACCCCGCGCCGCCTTCGTCGGCGGCGAGGAGAACGTGGCCTTCGTCGACGCCAAGGGTGAGATTTCCACCGTCGCCGTTCACAGCGGCGGCATTCTCTCCACCGCCTCGGACGGCAAGCGCCTGGTGATGGGCGGCGACGACGGCAAGGTCGTCTCGCTCGATGCCAAGGGGGAGGTGACGCTGCTCGCCACCGATTCGAAGCGGCGCTGGATCGACGCGGTGGCGCTGCATGCCGATGGCGCGTTCGCCTGGTCTGCCGGCAAGACGGCCACCGTCAAGAGCGGCAAGAACGAGGAGAAGTCGCTCGAGGTGCCCTCAACCGTCGGCGGGCTTGCGTTTGCGCCGAAAGGCCTGCGGCTCGCGATCGCGCATTACAACGGCGCGACCCTGTGGTTTCCGAACATGGAAGGATCGGCCGAATTCCTGCCCTGGGCCGGCTCGCATCACGCCGTCACTTTCAGCCCGGACAACAAATTCCTGGTCACCGCGATGCACGAGCCCGCGCTGCACGGCTGGCGGCTCGCCGACAACAGGCACATGCGCATGACCGGCTATCCCGGCCGTGTCCGCTCGATGTCGTGGAGTGCTGGCGGCAAGGGGCTCGCCACCTCGGGCGCCGACACCGTCATCATATGGCCGTTCGGCAGCAAGGACGGTCCGATGGGCAAGGAGCCCGCGATGCTGGCGCCGCTGCAGGCGCGCGTGGCGGTCGTCGCCTGCCACCCCAAAAACGACATCCTCGCCGCCGGCTACAGCGACGGCACCGTGCTGATGGTGCGGCTGGAGGACGGTGCGGAGATCCTGGTTCGCCGCAACGGCACTCCACCGGTCGCGGCGCTCGCATGGAATGCCGAGGGCACGCTGCTGGCGTTTGCCGACGAAAATGGGGATGGCGGGCTGCTCGAGCTTTAA
- a CDS encoding MgtC/SapB family protein translates to MRFLTTFQLADFLDTLVSLTTAFVLGTLIGAERQYRQRTAGLRTNVLVAVGAAAFVDLAMHLDGADGAVRVISYVVSGIGFLGAGVIMKQGMDVRGLNTAATLWASAAVGSCAGADMVAQAAALTAFVIAGNTMLRPLVNAINRIPLNEKALEATYYFKLAVAADALPDMRDRLVDKLEAAKYPVADVEVVEMGEDMLEIVAKLVASAVDPNELNAVATDLQHLPGVRHATWEVSTTE, encoded by the coding sequence ATGCGATTTCTCACGACCTTCCAACTTGCTGATTTCCTCGACACGCTGGTCAGCCTGACCACCGCCTTCGTGCTGGGCACGCTGATCGGCGCCGAGCGGCAATATCGCCAGCGCACCGCGGGCCTGCGCACCAACGTGCTGGTCGCGGTGGGAGCTGCCGCTTTCGTCGATCTCGCCATGCATCTGGACGGTGCCGATGGCGCGGTGCGGGTGATCTCCTACGTCGTCTCCGGCATCGGCTTCCTGGGCGCTGGCGTCATCATGAAGCAGGGCATGGACGTGCGCGGGCTCAACACCGCGGCGACCCTGTGGGCCTCGGCCGCGGTCGGTTCCTGCGCCGGCGCCGACATGGTCGCGCAAGCGGCCGCGCTGACCGCGTTCGTCATCGCCGGCAACACCATGTTGCGTCCGCTGGTTAATGCCATCAATCGCATCCCGCTGAACGAGAAGGCGCTGGAGGCGACCTATTATTTCAAGCTCGCCGTCGCTGCCGATGCCTTGCCGGACATGCGCGACCGCCTCGTCGACAAGCTCGAGGCCGCGAAATATCCGGTCGCCGACGTCGAGGTCGTCGAGATGGGCGAGGACATGCTGGAGATTGTCGCGAAGCTCGTCGCGAGCGCCGTCGATCCGAACGAGCTGAACGCGGTGGCAACCGATCTCCAGCATTTGCCGGGCGTGCGCCATGCCACCTGGGAAGTCAGCACGACGGAATAG
- a CDS encoding homospermidine synthase, whose protein sequence is MSPPSQIYAKITGPIVMVGFGSIGKGTLPLIERHLDYDKSRITVLDPKDEGRKALCEKHNVRFIQKGLTKDNYREVLTPLLTEGGGQGFCVNLSVDTGSTDIMELCNELGALYIDTVNEPWLGFYFDASKGPEARSNYALREVTLAAKKARPAGSTTAVSCCGANPGMVSFFVKQALLNVAADLKLNAPKPKTKAEWADLMRQAGIKGIHIAERDTQRSKKPKEPDVFVNTWSVEGFLSEGMQPSELGWGTHEKWMPENAHTHEAGCGAAIYLMQPGANTRVRTWCPTRGAQYGFLVTHNESISIADYFTVRDASGNAIYRPTCHYAYHPADDAVLSLHELFGRAGKMQEKHHILEEDEIVDGIDELGVLLFGHDKNAYWYGSQLSIEETRELAPYQNATALQVTSAVLGGMVWALENPNEGIVEADEMDFDRLLEIQLPYLGPVKGFYTEWTPLTDRPGLFPEDIDTSDPWQFRNVLVR, encoded by the coding sequence ATGAGCCCTCCCTCGCAGATCTACGCGAAGATCACCGGTCCCATCGTCATGGTCGGCTTTGGCTCCATCGGCAAAGGCACGCTGCCGCTGATCGAGCGGCACCTCGACTACGACAAGTCGCGCATCACAGTGCTCGATCCCAAGGACGAGGGCCGCAAGGCGCTTTGCGAGAAGCACAATGTCCGCTTCATCCAGAAGGGCCTCACCAAGGACAATTATCGCGAGGTGCTGACCCCGCTGCTCACGGAGGGCGGCGGCCAGGGGTTTTGCGTCAATCTCTCGGTTGATACCGGCTCGACCGACATCATGGAGCTCTGCAACGAGCTCGGCGCGCTCTACATCGACACCGTCAACGAACCCTGGCTCGGCTTCTATTTCGACGCTTCGAAGGGTCCGGAAGCGCGCTCGAACTACGCCCTTCGCGAAGTGACACTGGCCGCCAAGAAGGCGCGCCCGGCGGGCTCGACGACGGCCGTCTCCTGCTGCGGCGCCAATCCCGGCATGGTTTCCTTCTTCGTCAAGCAGGCGCTGCTCAACGTCGCCGCGGACCTGAAGCTCAATGCCCCCAAGCCGAAGACCAAGGCCGAATGGGCGGATTTGATGCGGCAGGCCGGCATCAAGGGGATTCACATCGCCGAGCGCGACACCCAGCGCTCCAAGAAGCCGAAAGAGCCCGACGTCTTCGTCAACACCTGGTCGGTGGAAGGTTTCCTCTCGGAAGGCATGCAGCCGTCGGAGCTCGGCTGGGGCACCCACGAGAAATGGATGCCCGAGAATGCGCATACCCATGAAGCCGGCTGCGGCGCTGCCATCTACCTGATGCAGCCCGGCGCCAATACGCGCGTGCGCACCTGGTGCCCGACCCGCGGTGCGCAATACGGCTTTCTCGTCACTCACAACGAGTCGATCTCGATCGCCGATTACTTCACCGTGCGCGATGCTTCGGGCAACGCAATCTATCGGCCGACCTGCCACTACGCCTATCATCCGGCCGACGACGCCGTGCTGTCGCTGCATGAGCTGTTCGGCCGCGCCGGCAAGATGCAGGAAAAGCACCACATTCTCGAAGAGGACGAAATCGTCGACGGCATCGACGAGCTCGGCGTGCTGCTGTTCGGCCACGACAAGAATGCGTACTGGTACGGCTCGCAGCTCTCCATCGAAGAGACCCGCGAGCTCGCGCCCTACCAGAACGCCACCGCGCTGCAGGTAACCTCCGCCGTGCTCGGCGGCATGGTGTGGGCGCTGGAAAACCCGAACGAAGGCATCGTCGAAGCCGACGAGATGGATTTCGATCGGCTCCTGGAAATCCAGCTGCCCTATCTCGGCCCCGTGAAGGGCTTCTACACGGAATGGACGCCGCTGACGGATCGTCCGGGGTTGTTCCCGGAGGATATCGATACGTCTGATCCGTGGCAGTTCAGGAACGTGCTGGTGCGGTGA
- a CDS encoding RidA family protein translates to MPRRLISTGSPLEKTVGYSRAVIDGEFAFVAGTTGYDYATMTMPADVTSQSRNCFKTIAAALKEGGFEMADIVRATYYVTDASYIDAHFAVCGEVLGDIRPAATLLVVSALAKPEMKVEIEVTAKRRSV, encoded by the coding sequence ATGCCCCGTCGCCTGATCTCCACCGGCTCTCCGCTCGAGAAGACCGTCGGCTACAGCCGTGCCGTGATCGACGGTGAGTTCGCCTTCGTCGCGGGCACCACGGGCTATGACTACGCCACGATGACGATGCCGGCCGACGTCACGAGCCAGTCACGCAACTGCTTCAAGACCATCGCAGCCGCCCTGAAGGAGGGTGGCTTCGAGATGGCCGATATCGTCCGTGCGACCTACTACGTCACCGACGCCAGCTACATCGATGCCCACTTCGCCGTCTGCGGCGAGGTCCTCGGTGACATCAGGCCGGCTGCGACGTTGCTGGTCGTCAGCGCTCTCGCCAAGCCCGAGATGAAGGTCGAAATCGAAGTCACCGCCAAGCGCCGCAGCGTCTGA
- a CDS encoding GNAT family N-acetyltransferase, producing the protein MTAFRKPQVTLTSKAAPFAIRAERAADVAMREALLDVCFGENRHDRTCQRLRDGRAPATGLALSAVREGKLVGTVRLWHVSAGGRPALVLGPLAVDAACRELGIGAALMQQALAAARARGHDAVILLGDAPYYARFGFSAEKTGALALPGPFEPDRLLAIEFQAGALDGAEGMIVPTGAALPKRRVVRPVQAHAA; encoded by the coding sequence ATGACTGCTTTTCGGAAGCCACAAGTCACCCTCACTTCGAAAGCCGCTCCGTTCGCGATCCGTGCGGAGCGTGCAGCCGACGTCGCGATGCGTGAAGCGCTGCTGGATGTCTGCTTTGGCGAGAACCGCCATGACCGCACCTGCCAGCGCCTGCGCGACGGACGTGCCCCCGCCACAGGTCTCGCCCTGTCGGCCGTGCGCGAGGGCAAGCTCGTGGGAACCGTGCGGCTGTGGCACGTCAGCGCCGGAGGCAGGCCCGCTCTGGTCCTCGGACCACTGGCGGTCGACGCCGCCTGCCGCGAACTCGGGATCGGCGCCGCGCTGATGCAACAAGCGCTGGCTGCCGCCCGGGCGCGCGGGCATGACGCCGTGATCCTGCTCGGCGATGCGCCTTACTATGCCCGCTTCGGCTTCTCGGCCGAGAAGACCGGTGCGCTCGCGCTGCCCGGCCCGTTCGAACCCGACCGCCTGCTGGCGATCGAATTCCAGGCCGGCGCGCTCGATGGCGCCGAGGGGATGATCGTCCCGACCGGCGCGGCCCTGCCCAAACGGAGGGTAGTTCGTCCCGTCCAGGCGCACGCGGCCTAA
- a CDS encoding type III PLP-dependent enzyme → MTERIQEFLRNRRKDGLDTEPCLVVDLEVVRDNYQSFAKALPDSRVFYAVKANPAPEVLALLASMGSCFDTATVAEIEMALAAGATPDRISFGNTIKKERDIARAFALGIRLFAVDCAAEVEKVARAAPGAKVFCRILYDCAGAEWPLSRKFGCDPEMAVEVLDLAKRLRLEPCGISFHVGSQQRKVKAWDRALAMASQVFRDCAERGINLTMVNMGGGFPTKYLKDVPPVVTYGRSIFRALRKHFGNQIPETIIEPGRGMVGNAGVIESEVVLISKKSDEDEVRWVYLDIGKFGGLAETMDESIRYAIRTRHDGADMTPCVLAGPTCDSADVLYEKNPYPLPVTLEIGDKVLIEGTGAYTSTYSSVAFNGIPPLKTYHI, encoded by the coding sequence ATGACCGAACGTATCCAGGAATTCCTGCGCAACCGCCGCAAGGATGGCCTCGACACCGAGCCGTGCCTCGTCGTCGACCTCGAGGTCGTGCGCGACAATTATCAGAGCTTCGCCAAGGCGCTGCCCGACAGCCGTGTGTTCTACGCCGTGAAGGCGAACCCGGCGCCGGAAGTGCTGGCCCTGCTCGCCTCCATGGGCTCCTGCTTCGACACCGCCACCGTCGCCGAGATCGAGATGGCGCTGGCTGCGGGTGCGACGCCCGACCGCATCTCCTTCGGCAACACAATCAAGAAGGAGCGCGACATCGCGCGCGCCTTCGCGCTCGGCATTCGCCTGTTCGCGGTCGATTGCGCCGCCGAGGTCGAGAAGGTCGCCCGTGCCGCCCCCGGCGCGAAGGTGTTCTGCCGCATCCTCTATGACTGCGCCGGCGCCGAGTGGCCGCTGTCGCGCAAGTTTGGCTGCGATCCGGAGATGGCGGTCGAGGTGCTCGACCTCGCCAAGCGCCTGCGCCTGGAGCCGTGCGGCATCTCCTTCCATGTCGGCTCGCAGCAGCGCAAGGTGAAGGCGTGGGACCGTGCGCTGGCGATGGCCTCGCAGGTGTTCCGCGACTGCGCCGAGCGCGGCATCAACCTGACCATGGTCAACATGGGCGGCGGCTTCCCGACTAAGTACCTGAAGGACGTGCCGCCGGTCGTGACCTACGGCCGCTCGATCTTCCGCGCCCTGCGCAAGCACTTCGGCAACCAGATCCCGGAGACCATCATCGAGCCGGGCCGCGGCATGGTGGGCAACGCCGGCGTCATCGAATCCGAGGTCGTGCTCATCTCGAAGAAGAGCGACGAGGACGAGGTGCGCTGGGTGTACCTGGACATCGGCAAGTTCGGCGGTCTCGCCGAGACCATGGACGAGTCGATCCGTTACGCCATCCGCACCCGTCACGACGGCGCGGACATGACGCCGTGCGTGCTCGCAGGTCCGACCTGCGACAGCGCCGACGTGCTGTACGAGAAGAACCCGTATCCGCTTCCCGTCACGCTCGAGATCGGCGACAAGGTGCTGATCGAAGGCACCGGGGCCTATACGTCGACCTACTCGTCGGTGGCGTTCAACGGCATCCCACCGCTGAAGACGTATCACATCTGA